In Eucalyptus grandis isolate ANBG69807.140 chromosome 4, ASM1654582v1, whole genome shotgun sequence, the following proteins share a genomic window:
- the LOC104443126 gene encoding (+)-neomenthol dehydrogenase-like, protein MSPLTLARFSASIDKLTGEKVDGLVERFLKDMKDKLESRDWPIVLYAYLVSKATLNAYTRVLAKKYRGIAINAVNPGFVKTDLNRNMGFLPIEEGRRGPVTVALLPKDGPSGAFFDRTLVSTF, encoded by the exons ATGTCTCCTCTAACCTTGGCCAGATTCAG TGCATCCATCGATAAGCTCACGGGAGAGAAAGTGGATGGTTTGGTGGAGAGATTTCTGAAGGATATGAAGGACAAGTTGGAAAGCAGAGACTGGCCTATTGTCTTATATGCTTACCTCGTCTCGAAGGCAACTCTCAATGCTTACACAAGAGTTTTGGCAAAGAAATATCGTGGAATCGCCATCAATGCCGTGAACCCTGGCTTCGTCAAGACCGACCTAAACCGCAACATGGGGTTTTTGCCTATCGAGGAAGGCAGGAGAGGTCCCGTTACAGTGGCTCTATTGCCAAAAGATGGGCCTTCCGGCGCATTCTTTGATCGTACTCTAGTATCGACCTTTTGA
- the LOC104441776 gene encoding salutaridine reductase: MDRIAVVTGANKGIGFEISKQLASNGVFVVLTARDVTRGNEAIEKLTSIGISNVVFYPLDVVNGTSINSLAEFVKAQFGKLDILVNNAGITGATGMKKDMVMNANDLKGPQAKLMKEFIEETYESAEKCLRTNYYGIKQVTAALLPLLQQSNSAKVVNVSSDLGQLQYIPSENIKKELNDIDSLTEEKVDGLVERFLKDMKEDKLETGGWPIVLSSYLVSKATLNAYTRVLAKKYRGIAINAVNPGFVKTDLNRNTGFLPVEEGARGPVTVALLPKDGPSGTFFDRTVVSTF, from the exons ATGGACAG GATCGCAGTCGTTACTGGTGCGAATAAAGGGATCGGATTTGAGATATCCAAGCAACTAGCTTCAAATGGAGTCTTTGTTGTATTAACCGCTAGAGATGTGACTAGAGGAAATGAGGCTATCGAGAAGCTCACAAGCATTGGGATCTCCAATGTGGTCTTTTATCCGCTTGACGTGGTCAACGGGACCAGCATCAATTCGCTGGCGGAATTCGTCAAGGCTCAATTCGGGAAACTCGATATTTTG GTGAATAATGCAGGCATAACCGGGGCTACAGGCATGAAAAAAGACATGGTTATGAATGCAAATGAT CTGAAAGGTCCGCAGGCCAAATTGATGAAAGAGTTCATTGAGGAGACGTATGAATCAGCAGAAAAGTGTTTGAGGACTAACTACTATGGAATCAAACAAGTAACTGCTGCTCTTCTACCCCTTCTTCAACAATCGAATTCGGCAAAAGTAGTTAATGTCTCCTCTGACCTTGGCCAGCTTCAG TACATCCCCAGCGAGAATATCAAAAAGGAGCTCAATGACATCGATAGCCTCACGGAAGAGAAAGTGGATGGTTTGGTGGAGAGATTTCTGAAGGATATGAAGGAGGACAAGCTGGAAACCGGAGGCTGGCCTATTGTCTTATCCAGTTACCTCGTCTCGAAGGCAACTCTCAATGCTTACACAAGAGTTTTGGCAAAGAAATATCGTGGAATCGCCATCAATGCCGTGAACCCCGGCTTCGTCAAGACCGACCTAAACCGCAACACAGGTTTTTTGCCTGTCGAGGAAGGCGCCAGGGGTCCCGTTACAGTGGCTCTATTGCCAAAAGATGGACCTTCCGGCACATTCTTCGATCGTACGGTAGTATCGACCTTTTGA